From Oxyura jamaicensis isolate SHBP4307 breed ruddy duck chromosome 26, BPBGC_Ojam_1.0, whole genome shotgun sequence:
TGCTACGACAACACAACCAAAGCTGGGCAGAAGGATGTTCCAGGACAAGAACCAGACTGCGCCACCCGCCACAGCTGCAttcctgagcagctcttcaCCAAACCACGCGTGCACGGGGCTGGCGATCCAAACCCCGCGGTGCCTCTTGCATACAGGCGGTTTCTCACATTATACTCATTTCTCCCAGCAAGCAGATTCTTGCAGGGAGGCTTTAGTTAACAGCGACCCTTAAAACCCAAATACAGACAAACCTGTCAGCTATTTCCATACAAGTAACAGCAAGCAGTCAGCGCGGGGCTACAGCATCCTAGTTTCCTCCCAAGCCCTCCACAGGATCCACCTGTACGCACTAACTGGTAGCTGCAAGGAAAACGAAGCCTCCCCCGAAAGCCAACCAAGAAAACACAACCGGGAGAGAGCGACCAGCCCGCAGCACGCCTGCGCTCTGCTCccaagaggagagaggaggctGCACCAGAGAGATCTGGAAGAAGGTAGCGGGGTCTTTGCATATCGTCGTATCTTTGGCAGTTCGTTCAAGCTTCTGCACGAGCCAGTGCCCCCTCAGCTCGCTCCCCTTGGGAGGATGTGAGGGTGACACGGAGCTTTAGGAACCCACGAGGCCGTCTCCCTCCCCTCACTGCGGGCTTTCCACCCACTAACTGCAAGAAAATGCAgcggaggagcagcagagcaacCCGCATCTTTGGAGGAACAAGCCCTCCTCTAGAAACCAGCCCTGGAGAGCCCGGTTAGAAGGCGAGAGCCTCACCAAGGCTACAAGCCAGGATGATAAAGGCAACAACACAAGGCAACAGAGCGAGCCCAGCTGCCGACTCTTCCTCTACATTCAGAAATGCCAAGAACGAGCCTCGAAGCTAACACCTTATCACAGGAGAAACGGATTCCAACTTAACTGTGTGCGAGAGAGAGAGACGGGAGAGTCAAAGCCCTAAGGACAGGacttgcagagctctgcaactACCAGCACGTGAATTACGGCTAcaggaaaagtttcttcttgGCACGAGAGCGAGATACTTGCTTGGTCGCTCTAGGCACAGCTACTGTACATCAGAGTTAACAAAAAGGTATTCTTAAACGCTAACCACATAGCTCTGGAACTTtaataaatctgtttcttaTTAACACGGGCGTGTATTTACGTGTACTTCGTGTACAAAGGGAAGGGGAACGAGCCCTCCACGCTATCCTAACCCAGTCCCAGAGTCTCTCCCTAATTGTGATGCTGAGACCTGGTCTCCAGCAGGGTTTCTAGCGACATGCAGGACAACTAACAGCAACACCCAaaccaaaaggggaaaaaaaaagaagaattaagaTGAAGAAGTTGGTAACTATAAACAGAAGGTGATATTAAAAACGCAGAGCTGGGTGCAGACCCAACCTGTCATTAAAACACATCCAACAAAAACAAGTCACCGCACAAAACCCAGAAGATGCTAAGCAAAATCCCATTCGGTAACAAGCAAAACATGACAGTTCCATACAAATGCACGCTGtcccttattttaaaaaaatatgaacaggaaacaaacagaaattaaacatttgctCAAACTACAACCGCTCTgtaggcaaaatatttttcttaaagatggcttttttcattttcatttttaaatcttctttttaaGCTACCTAATTAAGTGTGAGAAtgacttctaaaaaaaaatccacggCGTTGGTATACTCTTTCTCATAGCATTAAACGGCACTCCTGAAATTCAGCATTCACACATGCATACTTAGATTTTTCCTCTGGAAACAGCTAGTCTTAAGTTACtgggcttttgttttattttcttctttatccaGAACATGGAGGCAGAGAAGGGGGGTCCACGCTGTGTCTGTCTGCCACGCGGatccccctcccttccccccaaaGTCAGTTCTTTAAATTCTCCTCTTGCCGATACCcgttttgtgtgtttgtgttttaagaCTGTCCGAAGGGATAAGGACCGTGGAAACCCTGAAAGAAAGTTGGAGACATAATCAATTTCAATTGGTAAGAAAGAAAAGCGATCAGCGTCCGCCTACAAATAACGACCAGCCCGCCCCACGCTGCTGAGCCCAACGCGGCCCCTTGCCCACCAGAGCCACCTCTGTTGTCCGGCCTTAGGAAGCGCTCGCAGAACGCAGGGTTCGCTGCTTGGAGCCGTCCCCCCCGGAGGAGATGCCAGGTGCTGCCCACTTACCTCCTTCAGATGTTACTTTGCCAGGTTAAAAGCAGGCAAAACGTTTCTCAGGTGCTACTGGACCAAGAAACTCGGGATATTTTCTAGCTCAGAGCAAAAACTGCTTGTGGATGCCGCATCTGCAAAGCCAGCGCCTACGCTTTCACAGGCGTAAAGACCACAGCAAGCAGCTGAGAGAGGCCCTTATAGGTCATAGAGGATATTCAAGAAAAACCAGGATTTTAAGGCCACGTTCCCCGCGATGTATTTGCTCTCTCAGGATGACGTTACCCTAACCTTCACACCAACTGGCTTCATTTCATCACGAAGCAGAACAAGGAGAACAGCAGGCAGGTAAGGGACCTCCCAAGCCACAGAGATGCTCAGTTTGTCACAGCGACAGAGATACGAACCACACGTAAAATCCTCCCGTAGCACCCAAGGACATACCCAGGTCAGAAGCGGGACGAGGGGAGCTCGCTGCATTTCATTGCCAGAGTCTCAAAGACCAACAGGCAAGGGCTCGTTTCGTGCAGCCCAACTTCTTCTGAGCATGCTGATGCGTTAGCCAGAAGCAAAGCTAGCACAAAGCCATAGTCTGTCCTTAAGGGACAGAGCAAGCTCTGGCTTCAAGTTTTCACCATTTCACCTTTAGCAAGAAAAATCTccaaataaataactaaaaacaCCAAACCTGCCATCATTTCCTGCACCTCCTACTGCAGCTCCACAACAACCTCGCTGCAGGAGCCGTGACATGAGCCTAACACAACTCACATCAAGTACCAGCCGCACTAGAATTGCCCAATTTCAAGAGCTCCGCTGTGGATCTGTGCTACAAAGGCAGCGCTACAAGGAGCTGATGATTTTGCTGCAGCTAGTGAGAATTCTTTAGGATATATCGGACGGAATAGAAGGCAACAGCAAAACGGAGCATCTCCCAACAGCTCCCAGAATTCAACCAAGAGAGGAGGAATAGCAAACAATCGAACAGGACATCTTGTGAACTGCGTGCAGAGCATGGAAAAGAAGACTGGGAGCTGGGAAATTACAGTTTGCAGCCAGAAACGCGTGCAGCGATGGAAAACCAAGCACGCTGCAGCCCTAGGAAGGTGCCGCGCTCCCAGGTTGGGAAGTGAGCTCCTCGGGAGGTAACCCCCAGCAGTTCCACgcagaaagcagcagttccCATCAGAAGCCCGAGACTGAGATGTCCAACACTTAGCAAAAAATACCGTCACGGAactgggggaaggggaagagcagaaggaaaccTCTGGGAAACCTGTCAGGAAAGCCTTCTGGATCCTCAGGTACCACTCAGGTCCTGCTTTCTGTAGCATCTCATCTAAAGCTACACAATTACTCTAATAatgagttaattaaaaatactgacaCTGAAacagggggaaggggaagagcagaCGGGAAACTGTGCATTAAAGTACCATGAAGAGCCACGGGTGCACGTGCACACACAAAATGATAACGGATACAGAAGTTATGTTAGGCACGAGATCCTGAACAGTCACCTCAAAGGGGCTAAGCTGCTGTACCCAGTACTGCTCTGCAGACAAAACCCAGAATCTGTGGCCAACCACCTGCACAGGCATTCGCCAGAACTTGCTTCATCTCTGAACCAGCTGCACGCAGGCTCTGTTTGCAGATCCGCCTGGCAAAGCTCTCCCAAACCTCCCGGTGCTCCGCGCAGTGCTCCCAGCCgcctgctccctctgctggggGCTCCCTGCTCCGCAGCAAAACCTTTTCGTTGGCTCATTCGTGCCTGCCATaagcacctgcagcagctcccgACAAAGGAATTAACGCAGTTAATGAGAGCCCAGCCCATTAACGCAGTTAATGAGAGCCCTGCACTTAGGTCAGACACCAGAACAGGTCATCAGTCCTCGTGTGCGCAGCCAGCCCCTGCGAAGCGGCTGCTAGCCTTGTTCTCAGGGAACCCTCTGGATCTTCAGgtgctgttttctgcagcacCTAATTTAAAGCTACCCAATTATGCTAATAACGTGTTAATTAAAGTCAAGAGTTTAGCTCAGCTTTAGAGTCACGTTACTGAGCACACGCAGCTCGGTGCCGCTTGCTGCCCTCGACAGGCTGACACCGCGGGAGCTCCTCGCCCTGCTCCAGGGACTTCAGGAGCAAGGTGCTCCCCATCTGCCCCAAGTTAGCTTCGTGCAATGAATCTcaccaaaaagaagaaaaaaatccttggtCTTGGGATTACCATAACGTAACTCTGCATACAAGGAGCTCTTCACTGCAGGCCATTTACCCAGGGCATTTATTAGTGCAGAGGAGAACTTCTAAAACTTGCTTCTTTCAGACCAAGAGCATGGGCTTGGTTTCACATCACACCTAACAGAGCTCCTGCatggaagagaagaatttgGTTTAAACTAGCACCATTGCAGGAAGCACCTCACTTCAAGCTCTTCTGGATATTTCCAGGGGAAAACTAGAAATTCTTGTGAAATTGAATTTCTGCATTCTAGAGGCTGGTTGCTAggctttgcttttgcatttgtcTGTTAAATCATCAGGactgggggggggaagaaataGATTTCAGTTCAGTTCCTAACACACATGGCTAAGTCATTTTATTCAGGTGGTTTTTATCCTTCCTTTTTATCCATCCCTCAGCAAGAAACTCTTAtcacccctccctccccccaaaataagCATTCTTGAaaactctttcctcttcttcagtaAGATGCAAGCTCTTCACTGAGCATGTTTCTCATTATATTTATTCAACACAGTTATAATGGTGCCTTGATACCTGAGGGCTTCAGGCACTGTTAGAATGCAAATACCAACCTCCATTGTAGGACGCTTTCGAGAATAATTACCCCTTGTACGCAAGATTTTACAtcatgaaatgcaaaaataattctgcCTACAAGTGCAGTTTTACCCACGTTATTCCAGCTGAAGAACTACTCACTCTGTTTTGGTGATTTCGCTTCCACTCTGAAAACGAGATCGCTGCTTTTATGAaaagctcagctgcagctctgcaaatcCACTTTTAGCTCTTCTAGCATCTTCCCCACAAGTAATTGCTAACTGGCTACGGAAAGCATGCCGGCTGTTCAGACAAATGCAGGAGAACAGAGGGCCATGATTTTTTCGAGAGAAGCCTGTACATGCTAATTTTTGTTATAAATCACCAGTTGATGTCAGTGCCTAGGAGGGAATTGAGAGGCTTTGGAAAGTTAAAGGCCTCTGTAAATGCGGAGGTCTTTAAATGAAGGCGCCTGTGCTAGGGGACCAACCAGGCACAGCAAAGCCTCCACATTCACATGCACGACACCTGGATGGGATTTGAGGGCACAGGAGCACGCCGTCCCCTTTCTAAGGGCAGCTGTGGAGTAGCAGAGCATTTTCAGGTAACACCGAAATGAAAGCAAGCTCAGGTGGATCTTTCATAAACCATCACAACGCAGGCTTTCAAACAGCTctctttattttgcctttgggACCGAGTCAAGATGGAGAAGAGGTACACTTGAGGAGAGACAGGAGTTTGgtgcctggctgcagagcagtaCAGGAGCCTCCCAGCAGACACCGACAGCATCAGCCAGCGCTACACGTCCccccccaggctgctcctggtCACTGCTCCTCCAACCCCTGCTTGGCTAACTTAGGAAAACTCAACACAAGCAGAAGAACAAAGTATCTGgggctttttttcctggaattcCACGCATGCTGTGCAAACACGGTGCGGCAGTTCAGCCCCCtcgcagagctgctggagatgcACGGGGCTGACGGAGCACAGAGGGCTCGGGGACATGAGCAAGTCACCACGCAGCACCTTGGCTTTTGTGACTCAACGGCAAGCTTTTAGtccacagagagaaaagcagggaaaCTGCCGGCCTGCAACGGAGCAGAGTCAAGCTAAAAATCACGTTATATCGCATTTCCCACAGTCCGAAGGCCCGGGGACTGTTGGTTTTCATGGATGAGCTAGCATGCAGCACCCAAACATTAGCCTGTCGCCTGAAAAGCAAACCAGCTCATGCACCGTCAGTTCAGCCCACAGACACTGCAGCGGTCTGGCTGCCAAAGGCTCGCTGCAGTAGTTTGGAGCCCGATGTTCTCCCACTTGCTCTGAACAAATTGAACCGTGGGGTAACCGGCCCGGGGTAAAGCCCAGAGACCAGAACAGCAGgagcttctcttctgcagggaGGTGTGCACCTCTGGGGCTAATTCCTTCCCCACAGATACGGTTTGGTACCCAAATAGTAGAGAAAATCCTGTCTGAAGTCTAGAGGTACTCCAGGAACAGGCACGTTGGGGTGTCCCGCTCTGCTAAGAGTTTGACCCCGAATTCCAAAATGCTTCTATGCTATGGGCTTTTAGGAGTATCATGAGCAATGAGCAGAAGGGATTATCATCAGGCAAGTCGTAGAACATCTTTGGCTATGGCAATGACTCTGCAAATTGTTTGATACGGGCGAACCCTTGCAGGTCAGAACTTCCCCGTGCAGCTTTCTGCATtacacagcaagcagcagcacctcaaCGGGCAGGCAGCTGAATCCAGCAGAGATTTAGACATCTATTTCCATACAGAAGTGACAAGTACGGTATGAATGTCAGTATTTGGCTATCCACCTCAGAGCTGTTTAGATGTCTGTTTAGATGTTAAGACATTTAACTCTAATCCCCAGGCACTATAAGACCGCATCTTGTGCTTTTAATGTAAAAGACTGTCACGAGAGAGCAGCAGTGACCTCCACTGTGTTGCTATGAGACAGGAGCGGGTAAATAGGAGGCGGCTATATTAGCCTCATCTCTCTTGAGAATACAGAGAAAGTGATTGCCAAAGAGGAGAATAAAATACCCATGCATGGGTATATCTGGACTCCTGACACAAGCTCACCCCTATCCTGAGATAAGCATCCCATCCTGCACTTAAGCACATGTTGAATTCTAAGAACATGCAAAAACTCCCCGCGGAATAGATATACAACATGCTTTGAGCAATGCCCCGAACACAGACCCTGACCTACAGCCTTCCAGCAGTTTATTTGTTAGTAGGGTGAGGCAGGGTGGACTGAGGGAAGGCATACACTACAGCAGGAATAAAGAACACGCTCAGTTTCAAGCACGTCACAGGTTTCATCTCATCTGCTTATAGCGGattcagtgtctttttttctctaggaaAGTTTGTTTCCCTGAGCACAGCATCCGTACCGCGTGCTCTGGCCATTTCCACGTGTGAAACATCGATATACTCGTCTCACCCGGCAGCAGATGGCACATCAGCATCACCGAGATCCTGGCTCCACTGGGGAATTGCAGAGGACAAGTTACACCTGCTCAATTGCACCAGAGAGAGAACTAACACAGACAAGGTCTGGCAACGTCGAGGCTTTTAGCATGTTTTACAGCGCCAGACGCCAGGAACAGCTAGTTTTATCTCAGAGATTTCATGGTCTCGTGCAACCGTGTGGCTGGGGTCCTTCACCACCTCTCAGCAGAGTGGAAGGCTCAGCAATGATGTGACAAATATTCAGgggcttttcttccttctgaaggCAGGACAGAGGCCTTAACTAAACCTTACCCGTCCCTCTGCTGCGTCTCACCAAATGGTGTGTTAAATACCACTAGGGATTCACCCCACTACCTGGGTGCATGAAAACAGACAACATGAGATGTTCTGCCCGAGATGAGCAAAATCTGAGTATCCTATATCCAGGTATCTACACAACCAGCCCCCAGTACTCTTTGCCTGCTCCTAGAACTTGAAATAAAGCCCTTCACATTCATATTCAATCAGAAGACAACCGAATGTAGTAGCTTTCTTTCCCCCCCacaagcagcagagcacaggtCCAGTccccagggaggaggaggaggagatgggaggCTGAAGCAGAAGTAAGATTACCCCAAGGTACCTGaccaccacctgctgaccaagCAGTTTGATACTTCTGACACCCCATCAAACCCTTTTCCATTTAATCTGAGCCCCAGCTGGGGATCCCACTTACACGACCTATTTTTTAGGAAAACCTATTTTCCAGAAGGATTTCTAGCTTGCAGGAAGAAGGGATGCAAGGCGCTAGGCCTAAACCAGGAAAGGCAAAGCTTGTTCACCCGACAACTTTAAATGAGTCCAAGTGATGCCAAACCTACAAACGTTGTTCCCTGCAGAGACAGCACTGCACCACAGGGATGGTACCGATGCGAGCACCAAGTCTGTGCCGGAATGCTTCCTGCCCTGAAAGGAAAGGGCACGGCAGAAGGAGGTCTCTGATCCTCACCCCTACCTCAGAAACGGCTCTCAAAGCAACAGCTCCCTGGTGGTATGTCAGgcagaaacagcacagcagaaacaaaaacctccacAGATCCACGAACTTTCTGCACAGCCCATCCCGTCTCCCAAAGTTACcctccctaaaaaaaaaaaggagcaaaatttctgcttttatctcAAATCTACCTCAAAACCCCCCACGAACATTCTGAAAATACTCAAGGgaataaaaaagaggaagaaggccACCTGCCCTACCTCCAAGGTTAGGTTGTAACAACCCATAAGAGTAACGCTCACTAACTTTGGGTTACTAGCTAGAACAACTTTCTTAAATTTAGCAAGAATATCTCTGGCAGTGTTTCAGTCTCCTTTTTGGCTTTTCTCCTCCGCAGAACAGCTGGCACAGGCTATGCCCTCTGCATCTCCAGTAGGTACACGTTTCTTACACCCGTGCTTCCCCTTAAACAAGCCAAAATCTGCTACTCAGCCAGGAGAGCCTGCTGATACCCCGGacctcctgctgcccacaccACTCTCGTTTCAGTAGGGAGGGCCAGGAATTTTCCACAGGGGAGACCTAGTGAAAAAACAGAGGCCACGTTACTGCCAAAACCCCTCACGGAGGATTTCTGTGCAGGAACTTTCTCGGAAGCGCAGCTCCGAGCAGTGCCACATCTGTCCACCTGCAAGTGCAAACAAACGATGAAGCAACTGCTAGGCCTGCACTCGGAGAAAGAGGGCAAAGGGAACAAAGTAAAGCTAACCCAAGCCTAAAGCTGACCACCGAAACAGGAAATGAGTTTTCTCACCTAAATTAAAGCCTAGTGTTAAGCTGTGAAAGGCCTCGGTAATTCCATCAACTCGGAGCTATGCTTAGCAGCTGATTTTTACTCTCCACTGACCGATGCAGGAACAGAGCTGTCACCAACCTTCGCTGGGATACCACAACCTCCCCCCAAGCACCTGAGATGGAATTTATGCAGAGATGTGTCAGCACATAGGTGGCCTCTGCCAAGTCAGAGGCTGTCCGCCTCTCCAGCAAACACCACAATGAAAGCGGGCACTGCTATCCACCAGGAAACCATCACACAGCAGTGACTTTCGGTCACTGTTAACCCAGACTGCATTTGAACTGAGAGGTGAAAGGCTTTATTCTTTATTCATCGCTTAAGCCATCCATTTCATGTTTAATGAGCAAGAATCTTGAAGCAGAAACCAATACAGCTTATAAAAATTTATCTTTGGGGTGCAAAACACAGAACGGGTGATTGGTAGTCTGTCAAACAGTTATTCCCACGCATgccagcagtaaaaaaaaaagaaaaaagcatagcCCTGGTGCAAAGTAGGCCACTAAAATATGATCCACTGGTAGAGGACAGGCAGTTCATCCAGTTAGGAACTAAAGTGCTGTCGGTGAACTAATATTAGGGCTTTATTAAGTCATTCAGCAACCAAGTGTTATTGTCCTACACAGCCTGCTTAAAGTAcagtaaagcatttttaaaggattttaaaaatcaaactagTTTGACATACGACAATACACACCTACACATACTGGCTGCATTAACAGGTGGATTCTGAATTGTAAATAATCCTGCTATTCATTTGTCacacacaagcaaataaaaacagtcaAAATATCACTCAGACTCTTATAGCATCCACCAAGCAAGCTTTTGAGAGAGATTTAAAGTAAAGATAGTTTAAAAGTCACCTACAGTTATAAACAAGACAAGGACACAGACAGGAATAGTCCTCTGACTGACTGTTCCTGACAGATAGCTTCTGGGATCAAAATGTTGAGCTCTGTAGTCACTCCAcaccagttaaaaaaaaagttagctgGTTAATCTTAGGTTTGGGGGTGTggtcatttcttttaattctgtaaaaacTCAGGAGCACATCTTGAGAGATATTTTGACTTATCTGCACACGCAGCTGGAGGAGGCCCCAGCCACTGATAGTTACAGCACCCAGACAAGATTATATAAACTTTAAGAAGGAtttgaagcaaaaacaaaaaagaaaggtggaTCTGGTAGAGTCTATCAGAggcaaaaagtattttaatataacatGAGGAGTTGGCAGAGTCAGACAGTCAAATTCAAAACCTTCCTTAGCAGGTCTGgcagaagcagaagggaagggcTTTGCAGTTTGTAACGAAGAACTATTACATACACCACAGTCTCATCACCTACCCATTCTCCTGTTCTCCCAGGGCACCTACCTTACTGTATGTCACTACCGACAAGTTGTTCGAGTGACTGCTGGGGGAGAGATTTACAGAGTTTTGTGACAGTCCATTCTGATCTTGTTCGATTTGGTCAGGAGCAGGCCCCCACGTGTTTTTGCTGATTGTGCCTAGCTCGGAACCCCCAGGGTCTTTTAGGTTGTTTTCATCTGGTTGCCTGTTCTTCTGCGGAGAGGCGAACGGGTTAAAGTTTCCTTCTACCTTGCGATGCGGTTGCGTGTTGAACTCTGTTTCAAAGGATGACAGCTGCTGTGTTACTCCTAGAAGTCCTCCAACTTCCACGCTGAGGATCACCCAGATGACATCTGTGGAAAATGGAAGACACCTGGGTCATCACTAGATGGAGTTTGCggagggggggaaaggagaaagtatGAATTCATTTCTTtacaataggaagaaaaaagcctgaCTGTttataacacatttttataaagCATCAGAAGCACTGGCTAGAAACTAATAAAGTCCAACCCTTCAAGGGAATCAGGTAAGTTTTACTCCTACTGAACTTAGGGGAACCAGGTAAgaacatacaaaaaaacaagctgACACGACGACTTGAAACTCCATACTTCAGATTACCAACAGGatgcactgaaaaagaaaacccaaagtGACTTTAACCAAGGCTACGCAACCGGTCTGCAATGAGAGCCAGGCGGTATCACTCCCAATCTTCTGCTCTGTTGACAAAGAAAAGGTCATGTTTTTCGGTTACCATTAAAAGGTTtggctctggaaaaaaaacaaaaacttactTGGAAGGTGATTAGGTTTATGACAACTCATACTAACatatctgtatttcagttcCAAAACATCCACAGTAGGTAGAGAAGATACACAGACTGGTAGACTATTACACAAATTTGCAAACAAGtggcaaaaatatatatgtgtgtgtgtgtgtttacagTTCTTACATAACGTGTCTTTTGTACATAGATAAGATTGTTTTTCTACTTACCATTTCATTTACACTTCATGCAAACACTATGGCATATTTACACACATGCATTGCTTGGTACGCATCCCAATTCAGTCCTACTGCTTCTTTTCCCCACCCCTCCATTAAACGTGctccagttttgttttgctgcacagagagggaaaattgaaaagaacagcagcaattCCTTATCTCATCTCAGCAGATCTAATAACGGCCCCTCATGTCACATGGGATTCAGGTTCCAGTTCTTCCTGCAGCGATAACCTACAAGGGGCTCTTTTGTGCTGGcggggggaaggaggcagcagctgccctcgCCTCGGCTGCTTCACGAGCAGCCTTCATTCGCTGGAGATCTCCTTCCAGCCCCTCACCAGGTTGAATGTCGCTCATTAGCTTGCATTTTGTGACCCAATTAAGGGCAGTGGGATTCCACCTTACAAAACCACGGCTGTTTAAGGACCCCAGCGACGTGCCAGAGCCGCGTGCTGATGCcaggcacccccccccccagctggaCCTGAGCTGCGGGAGATAACAAGCACCAGGGATTCAACCTACCACGGGGAAGGGCATCTTTGATTCAAAGCTCAGTTGCCAATTTCAATTTGCAGGTAGTTTTCCTTCAGAACATGTAACTTGAGCAAGTTTAGTAAGATCTTAGCCCGCTTCTTTGTCAGCGTGTAGGAAAACCTCGGATTAATAAGGCCCGCAGCAGGCAGTGCAAGTTGAACAGGCCTTTCAACCTAATTTATGCACACATTTCAGGGACAAGTTACATCCACTTTCAACACAGAAGAGTCTTACACTCGCTGACAATTCTGccaaaaaaacagagcagagagtTATTTTTGACTCCGCGTGCTAACATCTCTCACCCAAACCCGTGGACTTGGGATACGCCCAGCTGCCAAAACAGGCACAAAGATGTTCTCAGTATAAACTACAGCTGGCTAAAAATCACTAAATGGCTCCCAGTGAATGAAGATGTTGGTGGCTCAGCCTGAGGCACCATGCAAAATATCCCcaagtgatttttaaatacagaaaagtggTTCCCAGCAGATGCACCAAGTTTAACTATTGCAACCTGGGCCTTTATTAAGTGTCCGATGGGGTTTTCGCCACTTAGGCTTTTATGTGGTTCATGATGTTCAGCACTGGAGAACTTGGAACAAATTCCAACAGGGTAAGAGCTTCAAGAACTGTGCGAGtccctttgtttttaagagCTCTGTGTAATCTGCCATTTGTTCCAGTGTTTAGAAAACAGTTCTGTGCTGACCAAGACAACAAAGTAGCTCACCcgatgttttctgttttctatattTAGCCTCAGAGCCAGCAGACCTCTACCCTCCTGCATTTAGCCAAAGCTTCCAAAAGGCAAGTTTTCCATCCTTCAGGTCTACCTGCAGCGAGGCgcactgccccccccccccgatccATGGAGTTCAACATTTACAAAACATCAACCAGGGGTTATCAGCCCGCAGCTGTCTGGTTCTTACATCTTTGTGCAGCGTGGTTTCATGCCAACAGCCATTGCAGTAAGTCACAAATACATTTAGGGATACATGATTTGGTTATCAGGAGGGTGTCCAACAACGGGAATACCACGAAGAATTGTTTGAAGTGCCAGAAAAGGGATCGCTCACCTCCGTAGTAGAGTCCTGTGGCAGTGCACATTCGCCACTGTCCCTGATACattcctgctgtgctggggctgcacatCTGAACACTGACGTCTGCAATCTCCTGGGGCTCCAGGGACCTGACCATCACCATGTTCACGTGGCCAAACTGGTCTCCCCCAACATACTTCAGACAAACC
This genomic window contains:
- the ILRUN gene encoding protein ILRUN codes for the protein MEGMDVDLDAELMQKFSCLGTTDKDVLIGEFQRLLGFQLSPAGCAFFLDMTNWNLQAAIGAYYDFESPNINVPSMSFVEDVTIGEGESIPPDTQFTKTWRIQNTGTEAWPPGVCLKYVGGDQFGHVNMVMVRSLEPQEIADVSVQMCSPSTAGMYQGQWRMCTATGLYYGDVIWVILSVEVGGLLGVTQQLSSFETEFNTQPHRKVEGNFNPFASPQKNRQPDENNLKDPGGSELGTISKNTWGPAPDQIEQDQNGLSQNSVNLSPSSHSNNLSVVTYSKGFHGPYPFGQS